One window from the genome of Balaenoptera musculus isolate JJ_BM4_2016_0621 chromosome 3, mBalMus1.pri.v3, whole genome shotgun sequence encodes:
- the ARAP3 gene encoding arf-GAP with Rho-GAP domain, ANK repeat and PH domain-containing protein 3 isoform X1 — protein MAAPQDLDIAVWLATVHLEQYADVFRRHGLATAGAARGLGHEELRKLGINATGHRKRILRLLQAGTAEGSPDPQLESAMEPSPSPAPQAQPPKPVPKPRTVFGGLSGSTTTQRPGLSPALWRPEASKSPEPSPRSPPVPQRSSSEQPSALNTVEMMPNAIYFGLDLRGGAQTAQDMAPDSSQTTAPTPALRPATGTVHIMDPGCLYYGVQPVGVPGVPDRREGRVICQERAEHRLSRQDLEAREDAGYASLELPGDSTLSLPALDTETNDDLISPYASFSSTADRPTPLLSGWLDKLSPQGNYVFQRRFVQFNGRSLMYFGSDKDPFPKGVIPLTAIEMTRSSKDNKFQVITGQRVFVFRTESEAQRDTWCSTVQSCLKEQRLLGHPRPPQPPRPLRTGMLELRGHKAKVFAALSPGELALYKSEQAFSLGIGICFIELQGCSVRETKSRSFDLLTPHRCFSFTAESGGARQSWAAALQEAVTETLSDYEVAEKIWSNRANRHCADCEASRPDWAAVNLGVVICKQCAGQHRALGSGISKVQSLKLDTSVWSNEIVQLFIVLGNDRANRFWAGALPPGEGLHPDTTPGPRGEFISRKYRLGLFRKPHPQYPDHNQLLQALCAAVAGPNLLKNMTQLLCVEAFEGEEPWSPPALDGSFPGLLPADPSPGVYNEVVVPATYSSFLYCGPISNKAGPPPPRRGRDAPPRLWCVLGAALEMFVSESSPEPLNLIQPQDVVCLGVNPPPTDPSDLDRFPFSFELILTGGRIQHFGTDGADSLEAWTSAVGKWFSPLSCHQLLGPGLLRLGRLWLRSPSHTALAPGLWLSGFGLLRGDHLFLCPASGPGPPAPEDMVHLRRLQEISVVSATDTPDKKEHLVLVETGRTLYLQAEGRLDFSAWNAAIAGAAGGGGTGLQEQQMSRGDIPIIVDACISFVTQHGLRLEGVYRKGGARARSLRLLAEFRRDARSVKLRPGEHFVEDVTDTLKRFFRELDDPVTSARLLPRWREAAELPQKNQRLEKYKEVIGCLPRVNRRTLATLIGHLYRVQKCAALNQMCTRNLALLFAPSVFQTDGRGEHEVRVLQELIDGYISVFDIDPDQVAQIDLEVSLITTWKDVQLSQAGDLIMEVFIEQQLPDNCVTLKVSPTLTAEELTNQVLEIRGTAAGMDLWVTFEIRERGELERPLHPKERVLEQALQWCQLPEPCSASLLLRKVSLAHAGCLFTGIRRESPRVGLLRCREEPPRLLGNRFQERFFLLRGRCLLLLKEKKSSKPEREWPLEGAKVYLGIRKKFKPPTLWGFTLILEKMHLYLSCTDEDEMWDWATSILKAQHDDQQPVVLRRRSSSDLARQKFGTMPLLPIRGDDSGATLLSANQTLRRLHNRRTLSMFFPMKSSQGSVEEQEELEEPVYEEPVYEEVGAFPELTEDTSTSFSITPERTAKPETPLASQRSFDQSPLSKAGPLGWEERPPEPPPGPPSKSSPQSHGSLEEQLLQELSSLILRKGETTVGLGSPSQPSSPQPPSPSGLPTQTPGFPTQAPCTSSSPPASPSHDPGTSSLRGR, from the exons ATGGCTGCCCCTCAGGACCTGGACATCGCTGTGTGGCTGGCCACGGTGCACCTGGAGCAGTATGCAGACGTGTTCCGGCGGCATGGCCTGGCTACAGCGGGTGCAGCCCGGGGCCTGGGCCACGAGGAACTGAGAAAATTGGGCATCAACGCCACAGGGCATCGGAAACGCATTCTGCGCCTGCTGCAGGCAGGCACGGCAGAGGGCTCCCCGGATCCCCAACTGGAAAGCGCCATGGAGCCatcgcccagcccagccccccaagCACAGCCCCCAAAGCCTGTGCCTAAGCCCAGGACGGTATTTGGTGGGCTCAGTGGCTCCACCACCACCCAGAGGCCTGGGCTGAGTCCAGCTCTCTGGAGACCAGAAGCATCCAagagcccagagcccagcccgAGGTCCCCTCCTGTCCCTCAGAGGTCCTCCTCTGAGCAGCCTTCAGCCTTGAATACTGTGGAGATGATGCCCAATGCCATCTACTTCGGCTTGGACTTAAGAGGCGGGGCACAGACAGCTCAGGACAT GGCCCCAGACAGCTCCCAGACAACTGCCCCCACTCCTGCCCTCAGGCCTGCAACGGGCACAG TGCACATCATGGACCCTGGTTGCCTGTACTATGGTGTCCAGCCTGTGGGGGTTCCAGGGGTCCCCgacagaagagaaggcagagTTATCTGTCAGGAAAGGGCTGAACACAG GCTCAGCAGGCAGGATCTGGAGGCACGAGAGGACGCTGGCTATGCCAGCCTTGAGCTGCCGGGGGATTCCACCCTCTCACTGCCCGCCCTGGACACGGAGACCAACGATGACCTCATTTCACCCTATGCCAGCTTCTCCTCCACGGCAGACCGCCCCACGCCCCTGCTCAGTGGCTGGCTAGACAAGCTCTCCCCTCAGGG AAACTACGTCTTCCAGAGGCGCTTTGTGCAGTTCAATGGGAGGAGTCTGATGTACTTTGGCAGTGATAAG GACCCCTTCCCCAAGGGTGTGATCCCTCTGACAGCCATCGAGATGACCCGCAGCAGCAAGGACAACAAGTTCCAGGTCATCACCGGCCAGAGGGTGTTCGTGTTCCGCACAGAGAGCGAGG CTCAGCGGGACACGTGGTGCTCCACGGTGCAATCCTGCTTGAAGGAGCAGCGCCTCCTGGGCCACCCCCGGCCCCCGCAGCCACCCCGACCCCTTCGCACGGGCATGCTGGAGCTGCGTGGGCACAAGGCCAAGGTGTTTGCTGCGCTGAGCCCCGGAGAGCTGGCCCTGTACAAGAGTGAGCAG GCCTTCTCTCTGGGCATCGGGATCTGCTTCATTGAACTGCAAGGCTGCAGTGTCCGGGAGACCAAGAGTCGCAGCTTCGACCTGCTCACACCGCATCGCTGCTTCAG CTTCACAGCCGAGTCTGGGGGGGCTCGGCAGAGCTGGGCGGCCGCTCTGCAGGAAGCAGTAACCGAGACCCTGTCTGACTACGAGGTGGCTGAGAAGATCTGGTCCAATCGGGCAAACCGGCACTGTGCGGACTGTGAGGCCTCCCGCCCGGACTGGGCCGCGGTCAACCTGGGGgtggtcatctgcaagcagtgcgCAG GTCAGCACCGGGCCCTGGGTTCTGGGATCTCCAAGGTGCAGAGCCTGAAGCTGGACACAAGTGTCTGGAGTAATGAGATAGTGCAG TTGTTCATTGTCCTGGGAAATGATCGTGCCAACCGCTTCTGGGCAGGGGCACTACCCCCAGGTGAAGGGCTGCATCCAGATACCACCCCTGGCCCTCGGGGAGAGTTCATCTCCCGGAAGTACCGGCTAGGTCTCTTCCGGAAACCCCACCCTCAGTATCCAGATCATAACCAGCTTCTCCAG GCACTATGTGCAGCGGTGGCAGGACCCAACCTGCTAAAGAACATGACCCAGCTGCTGTGTGTCGAGGCTTTTGAGGGAGAGGAGCCCTGGTCCCCCCCAGCCCTCGATGGCAGCTTCCCTGGTCTCCTGCCCGCAG ACCCCTCCCCTGGCGTGTATAATGAGGTGGTGGTGCCTGCCACTTACAGCAGCTTCCTGTACTGTGGTCCCATTAGCAACAAAGCTGGACCGCCACCCCCTCGCAGGGGCCGAGATG CTCCCCCACGACTGTGGTGCGTGCTGGGTGCGGCTCTGGAAATGTTTGTGTCAGAAAGCAGCCCTGAACCCCTCAACCTCATCCAGCCCCAGGATGTCGTATGTCTGGGTGTGAACCCCCCACCCACTGACCCAAGTGACCTCGACAG GTTCCCCTTTTCCTTTGAGCTCATCCTCACTGGGGGGAGGATCCAGCATTTTGGCACAGATGGAGCTGACAGTCTGGAGGCCTGGACCAGCGCCGTGGGCAAG TGGTTCTCCCCACTGAGCTGTCACCagctgctgggccctgggctgcTGCGGCTGGGCCGCCTGTGGCTGCGGTCCCCTTCCCATACTGCCCTGGCCCCTGGCCTCTGGCTGTCTGGGTTCGGACTTCTTCGTGGAGATCACCTCTTCCTGTGCCCAGCATCGGGCCCTGGCCCCCCAGCCCCCGAGGACATGGTTCATCTGCGCCGGCTACAGGAGATca GTGTGGTCTCAGCCACTGACACCCCAGACAAGAAAGAGCATTTGGTTCTGGTGGAGACAGGAAG GACACTGTATCTGCAGGCAGAGGGCCGGCTAGACTTCTCAGCATGGAATGCGGCCATTGCCGGGGCAGCCGGCGGGGGAGGCACAGGGCTGCAGGAGCAGCAGATGAGCCGGGGTGACATCCCCATCATTGTGGATGCCTGCATCAGTTTTGTCACTCAGCATG GGCTCCGGCTGGAGGGCGTATACCGGAAAGGGGGTGCCCGCGCCCGCAGCCTGCGGCTCCTGGCTGAGTTTCGGCGGGATGCCCGGTCAGTGAAGCTCCGACCAGGGGAGCACTTTGTGGAGGATGTCACCGACACGCTCAAACGCTTCTTTCGAGAGCTTGATGACCCTGTGACCTCTGCTCGGTTGCTGCCTCGCTGGAGGGAGGCTGCCG aGCTGCCCCAGAAGAACCAGCGcctggagaaatacaaagaagtGATTGGCTGCCTGCCACGGGTCAACCGCCGCACGCTGGCCACCCTCATTGGGCATCTCTATCG GGTGCAAAAGTGTGCGGCTCTAAACCAGATGTGCACGCGGAACCTGGCCCTGCTATTTGCACCCAGCGTGTTCCAGACGGATGGGCGGGGGGAGCACGAGGTGCGGGTGCTGCAGGAACTCATCGACGGCTACATCTCTGTGTTTGAT ATCGACCCTGACCAGGTAGCTCAGATTGACTTGGAGGTCAGTCTTATCACCACTTGGAAGGATGTGCAG CTGTCCCAGGCCGGAGACCTCATCATGGAGGTTTTTATAGAGCAGCAGCTCCCAGACAACTGTGTCACCCTGAAG GTGTCCCCGACACTGACTGCCGAGGAGCTGACTAACCAGGTACTGGAGATTCGGGGGACGGCAGCCGGGATGGACTTGTGGGTGACGTTTGAGATTCGAGAGCGTGGGGAGCTTG AGCGGCCACTGCACCCCAAGGAAAGGGTCCTAGAGCAGGCCCTACAATGGTGCCAGCTCCCAGAGCCCTGCTCGGCCTCCCTGCTCCTGAGAAAAGTCTCCCTGGCCCATGCCGGCTGCCTCTTCACAG GTATCCGGCGTGAGAGCCCACGGGTCGGCCTGTTGCGGTGTCGGGAAGAACCGCCCCGCTTGCTGGGAAACCGCTTCCAGGAGAGGTTCTTTCTGCTGCGTGGCCGCTGCCTGCTGCTGCTCAAGGAGAAGAAG AGCTCTAAACCAGAACGGGAGTGGCCTTTGGAAGGTGCCAAGGTCTACCTGGGAATCCGCAAGAAGTTCAAGCCTCCCACCCT GTGGGGCTTCACGCTGATCCTGGAGAAGATGCACCT CTACCTGTCCTGCACAGACGAGGATGAGATGTGGGACTGGGCCACCAGCATCCTCAAAGCCCag CACGATGACCAGCAGCCAGTGGTCTTACGACGCCGTTCCTCCTCTGACCTCGCCCGTCAGAAGTTTGGCACCATGCCTTTGCTGCCCATCCGTGGGGATGACAGTGGGGCCACCCTCCTCTCTGCCAATCAGACCCTG CGGCGACTTCACAACCGGAGGACCCTGTCCATGTTCTTT CCGATGAAGTCATCCCAGGGGTCTGTGGAGGAGCAAGAGGAACTGGAGGAGCCTGTGTACGAGGAGCCGGTGTATGAGGAAGTGGGGGCCTTCCCCGAGCTGACTGAAGACACCTCCACCTCCTTCTCCATCACGCCGGAGCGGACAGCCAAGCCAGAGACCCCACTGGCCAGCCAGAGGTCCTTTGATCAATCTCCTCTGTCCAAAGCAGgccccctgggctgggaggagagacCACCTGAGCCCCCTCCGGGGCCCCCTTCAAAGAGCAGCCCCCAGTCACATGGGTCCCTGGAGGAGCAGCTGCTCCAGGAGCTCAGCAGCCTCATCCTGAGGAAAGGAGAGACCACAGTAGGCCTGGGCAGCCCCTCTcagccctccagcccccagcccccgagCCCCAGTGGCCTTCCGACACAGACGCCTGGCTTCCCCACCCAAGCTCCCTGCACTTCCAGTTCACCCCCAGCCAGCCCCTCACATGACCCTGGGACCAGCAGTCTGAGGGGTAGGTAA